A genomic stretch from Amia ocellicauda isolate fAmiCal2 chromosome 23, fAmiCal2.hap1, whole genome shotgun sequence includes:
- the dlk2 gene encoding protein delta homolog 2 — protein MMLHRLRLSVLLLSCWLLTPLCTGEDGDCESRCNLGHGRCDENGVCRCDPGWEGPQCEDCVRMPGCVHGSCHQSWQCTCESGWAGRFCDKDIYICTNQQPCQNGATCIANENGDYSCFCPEGFHGQHCELKTGPCQKARSPCKNGGTCADDNGYASELSCRCLAGFVGPSCQVNVDDCLMRPCANGATCHDGINRFSCECPAGFEGRFCTVNIDDCSSSPCLNGGRCYDRVNDFHCVCPMGYSGKTCDTQLWTHNTWAEGHPRVTQARPDLTASGPWRNNSLPGRRTTPSNSERLLKISVKEVVTRPGAALSEVQLIVLLVFGGMTLAVVGLTAVLVGRGHWKDRCSRCRCASQRRPPTATPAEEECRVSILHSPPPDLKKKLNTEVM, from the exons ATGATGCTGCACCGCctgcgtctcagtgtgttgCTCCTTAGCTGCTGGTTGCTAACTCCGCTCTGTACCGGGGAAG ATGGAGACTGCGAATCTCGCTGTAACCTGGGCCATGGCCGCTGTGACGAGAATGGCGTTTGCAG gtGTGACCCGGGCTGGGAGGGGCCACAGTGTGAGGACTGCGTGAGGATGCCCGGTTGTGTCCACGGCTCCTGCCACCAGTCCTGGCAGTGCACCTGCGAAAGCGGCTGGGCCGGGCGTTTCTGTGACAAAG ATATCTACATCTGCACCAATCAGCAGCCCTGTCAGAACGGAGCCACCTGCATCGCCAATGAGAATGGAGACTATTCCTGCTTCTGCCCAGAGGGGTTCCACGGGCAGCACTGCGAGCTGAAGACCGGGCCCTGCCAGAAAGCCAG GTCTCCCTGCAAGAACGGCGGGACCTGCGCGGACGACAACGGCTACGCGTCTGAGCTGTCCTGTCGCTGCCTGGCTGGCTTCGTGGGCCCTAGCTGCCAGGTGAACGTGGACGACTGCCTGATGCGGCCCTGTGCCAACGGCGCCACCTGCCACGATGGCATCAACCGCTTCTCCTGCGAGTGCCCGGCCGGCTTTGAGGGCCGCTTCTGCACCGTCAACATCGACGACTGCAGCAGCAGCCCCTGCCTGAACGGGGGCCGCTGCTACGACCGCGTCAACGACTTCCACTGCGTCTGCCCCATGGGGTACTCCGGCAAAACCTGCGACACGCAGCTCTGGACACACAACACCTGGGCAGAGGGCCACCCCAGGGTCACCCAGGCCCGCCCGGACCTCACCGCGTCGGGCCCCTGGCGCAACAACTCCCTCCCGGGACGCAGGACCACGCCCAGCAACAGTGAGCGTCTGCTGAAGATCTCCGTAAAGGAGGTGGTGACGCGGCCAGGCGCGGCGCTCTCCGAGGTGCAGCTCATCGTGCTGCTGGTGTTCGGGGGCATGACGCTGGCCGTGGTGGGGCTGACCGCTGTCCTGGTGGGGAGGGGACACTGGAAGGACCGCTGCTCCCGCTGCCGCTGCGCCTCCCAGCGCCGCCCGCCCACCGCCACCCCGGCCGAGGAGGAGTGCAGGGTCAGCATCCTGCACAGCCCACCCCCCGACCTCAAGAAGAAACTCAACACGGAGGTCATGTAG